In Raphanus sativus cultivar WK10039 chromosome 5, ASM80110v3, whole genome shotgun sequence, the following proteins share a genomic window:
- the LOC108860189 gene encoding LOW QUALITY PROTEIN: protein LURP-one-related 3-like (The sequence of the model RefSeq protein was modified relative to this genomic sequence to represent the inferred CDS: inserted 2 bases in 1 codon) has translation MMKIHPVQALLVDSSVGEDKSSAYLTTEQESFTIWMRSLVFHSKGCTVFDSKGNLIYRVDNYDSKSRCEVYLMDLYGEVMFKFQQTLGLFKSCEGYNSTGTRFRLRKNFKVSSSSFKVVMGSXVIKDDRQSCYKIVNGGLGFTIKDGSGRLMAEVKKKQAHINGLDFGEDVLTMVVEPQVDHSFIMGIVIAYGLLKSKL, from the exons ATGATGAAGATTCATCCTGTCCAAGCTTTACTTGTGGACTCCAGCGTCGGAGAAGACAAGAGTTCGGCGTACTTGACGACGGAGCAAGAGAGTTTCACGATTTGGATGAGATCTCTGGTGTTCCATAGCAAAGGCTGCACAGTTTTTGACTCCAAAGGAAACTTAATCTACCGAGTGGATAACTATGATTCGAAAAGTCGTTGTGAAGTTTACCTTATGGACTTATATGGAGAAGTTATGTTTAAATTTCAACAAACGTTGGGTCTATTCAAATCTTGTGAAGGATACAACTCAACCGGCACAAGATTTAGACTAAGAAAAAACTTCAAAGTTTCATCTTCGTCGTTCAAAGTTGTAATGGGATC GGTAATTAAAGATGATCGACAGTCTTGCTATAAGATTGTAAATGGTGGATTGGGGTTCACAATCAAAGATGGATCAGGAAGATTAATGGCAGAAGTTAAAAAGAAACAAGCTCATATTAATGGTTTGGATTTCGGAGAAGATGTTTTGACAATGGTGGTGGAGCCACAAGTAGatcattcttttataatgggtATTGTTATAGCTTATGGTCTTCTCAAATCTAAATTGTAA